The Chanodichthys erythropterus isolate Z2021 chromosome 12, ASM2448905v1, whole genome shotgun sequence genome contains a region encoding:
- the tspan5b gene encoding tetraspanin-5 isoform X1, which yields MSGKHFNVHEVGCCIKYFIFGFNIIFWLLGVAFLSVALWAWSEKGVLSNISSITDLGGFDPVWLFLVVGGVMFVLGFAGCIGALRENSFLLKFFSVFLGIIFFLELTAGVLAFVFKDWIKDQLKFFINNNIRAYRDDIDLQNLIDFTQDYWECCGAFGPEDWNLNIYFNCTDTNLSREKCGVPFSCCTKDPAEDVINTQCGYDIRAKGENEQKTFIHTKGCVPQFEKWLQENLTVVAGIFIGIALLQIFGICLAQNLLSDIEAVRESCLFT from the exons ATGTCAGGAAAACACTTTAACGTGCACGAAGTGGGCTGTTGCATCAAATACTTCATATTTggatttaatattatattttgg CTGCTGGGAGTGGCGTTCCTGTCCGTGGCTCTGTGGGCCTGGAGTGAGAAG GGGGTTCTCTCCAACATATCCTCCATCACGGATCTGGGTGGGTTTGACCCAGTGTGGCTGTTTCTTGTGGTTGGAGGGGTGATGTTCGTGCTCGGCTTCGCAGGATGCATCGGTGCTCTGAGGGAAAACTCCTTCCTTCTCAAGTTT TTTTCCGTTTTTCTGGGAATCATATTTTTCCTGGAGTTGACGGCAGGAGTCTTGGCTTTTGTCTTTAAGGACTGGATTAAAGACCAGCTCAAGTTCTTCATCAACAACAATATTAGAGCGTACAGAGACGACATTGACCTACAGAATCTCATTGATTTCACGCAAGATTAT TGGGAGTGTTGCGGAGCTTTTGGGCCTGAAGACTGGAATCTGAATATTTACTTTAATTGTACTGACACTAATCTGAGCAGAGAGAAATGTGGGGTTCCGTTTTCCTGCTGCACCAAGGACCCTGCT GAGGATGTGATCAACACACAGTGTGGATATGACATTCGAGCGAAAGGT GAAAATGAACAGAAGACGTTTATACATACAAAAGGATGTGTGCCACAGTTCGAGAAATGGCTACAGGAGAATCTAACCGTAGTTGCCGGAATCTTCATAGGAATTGCACTTCTGCAG ATATTTGGGATCTGTCTGGCACAGAATCTACTGAGTGACATTGAGGCGGTCAGGGAGAGCTG TTTGTTTACCTGA
- the tspan5b gene encoding tetraspanin-5 isoform X2, translating into MSGKHFNVHEVGCCIKYFIFGFNIIFWLLGVAFLSVALWAWSEKGVLSNISSITDLGGFDPVWLFLVVGGVMFVLGFAGCIGALRENSFLLKFDWIKDQLKFFINNNIRAYRDDIDLQNLIDFTQDYWECCGAFGPEDWNLNIYFNCTDTNLSREKCGVPFSCCTKDPAEDVINTQCGYDIRAKGENEQKTFIHTKGCVPQFEKWLQENLTVVAGIFIGIALLQIFGICLAQNLLSDIEAVRESCLFT; encoded by the exons ATGTCAGGAAAACACTTTAACGTGCACGAAGTGGGCTGTTGCATCAAATACTTCATATTTggatttaatattatattttgg CTGCTGGGAGTGGCGTTCCTGTCCGTGGCTCTGTGGGCCTGGAGTGAGAAG GGGGTTCTCTCCAACATATCCTCCATCACGGATCTGGGTGGGTTTGACCCAGTGTGGCTGTTTCTTGTGGTTGGAGGGGTGATGTTCGTGCTCGGCTTCGCAGGATGCATCGGTGCTCTGAGGGAAAACTCCTTCCTTCTCAAGTTT GACTGGATTAAAGACCAGCTCAAGTTCTTCATCAACAACAATATTAGAGCGTACAGAGACGACATTGACCTACAGAATCTCATTGATTTCACGCAAGATTAT TGGGAGTGTTGCGGAGCTTTTGGGCCTGAAGACTGGAATCTGAATATTTACTTTAATTGTACTGACACTAATCTGAGCAGAGAGAAATGTGGGGTTCCGTTTTCCTGCTGCACCAAGGACCCTGCT GAGGATGTGATCAACACACAGTGTGGATATGACATTCGAGCGAAAGGT GAAAATGAACAGAAGACGTTTATACATACAAAAGGATGTGTGCCACAGTTCGAGAAATGGCTACAGGAGAATCTAACCGTAGTTGCCGGAATCTTCATAGGAATTGCACTTCTGCAG ATATTTGGGATCTGTCTGGCACAGAATCTACTGAGTGACATTGAGGCGGTCAGGGAGAGCTG TTTGTTTACCTGA